Proteins found in one Quercus robur chromosome 2, dhQueRobu3.1, whole genome shotgun sequence genomic segment:
- the LOC126712963 gene encoding protein OVEREXPRESSOR OF CATIONIC PEROXIDASE 3, whose translation MGFALSAHSSIMALQIECFSSSLSDRLLVGHPSRPIHLNLPRFPPSRRSVLALARRRNPISPSSSKKNKKSLRHKEPAKEDDIDEDAFEALFSQLEEDLKNEDPSLDDGDEEISEEDLAMLVQELAEALGDDDIPMSDSSADDTESGNIAEEEEEEEEEEKEEERPVKLRNWQLRRLASALKVGRRKTSIKNLAAELCLDRAVVLELLRDPPPNLLMMSAALPDEPAPTISLSVPEPKPMETTHSEPSVHTEESGTKLQAPVHVMQHKWSAQKRLKKVQVETLERVYGRTKRPTNAMISSVVHVTNLPRKRVVKWFEDKRAEDGVPDQHPPYQRSVPETV comes from the exons ATGGGTTTTGCTTTATCGGCTCACAGTTCCATCATGGCGCTTCAAATTGAATGCTTCTCATCTTCTCTCAGTGACCGCCTTCTCGTGGGCCACCCTAGTAGGCCCATCCATCTTAATCTTCCACGTTTCCCGCCCTCCCGCCGCTCCGTACTTGCTCTCGCTCGCCGCCGAAACCCcatctctccttcttcttccaaGAAAAACAAG AAAAGTTTGCGTCATAAGGAACCTGCGAAGGAGGATGATATAGATGAGGATGCCTTTGAGGCACTCTTTAGTCAACTGGAAGAAGATCTGAAAAATGAAGACCCATCCCTAGATGATGGGGATGAAGAAATTAGTGAAGAAGACCTTGCTATGCTTGTACAAGAGTTAGCAGAGGCACTAGGAGATGATGATATACCGATGTCCGACTCATCTGCTGATGATACTGAAAGTGGGAATATTgctgaagaggaagaagaagaagaagaagaagaaaaagaagaagaaaggccAGTGAAGCTTAGAAATTGGCAACTTCGAAGATTGGCATCAGCTCTAAAAGTTGGCCGACGTAAAACTAGT ATCAAAAATCTTGCAGCCGAGCTTTGTCTTGATAGGGCTGTTGTTCTTGAATTGCTTCGTGACCCCCCTCCAAATCTTCTAATGATGAGTGCTGCTTTACCTGATGAACCTGCACCAACCATATCATTATCGGTGCCTGAACCCAAACCCATGGAAACTACTCATAGTGAACCAAGTGTGCATACTGAAGAATCTGGGACCAAGCTGCAAGCACCTGTTCATGTTATGCAACATAAATGGTCTGCTCAAAAGAGACTGAAAAAAGTGCAAGTTGAAACCCTTGAGAGAGTTTATGGTAGAACAAAGCGTCCCAct AATGCGATGATTAGCAGTGTTGTGCATGTGACAAACCTACCCCGCAAAAGAGTTGTGAAATGGTTTGAAGACAAACGAGCTGAAGATGGAGTTCCTGACCAGCACCCTCCTTATCAACGGTCTGTTCCTGAAACTGTATAG
- the LOC126712964 gene encoding uncharacterized protein LOC126712964 gives MANPSSSSKGWVSNISSIAARIFFFLIILQIPLFRVPCRSGMCSTPLHVTSSQLIASEIFPVVVVKTLLYPGAVANGLVKNMAVPSWDSLLDIYNLTSVKGASAVTDLQRLEVLAGSYFSVAGAFVGLLKPGRMSMFGMLLIVWGLVKEGILGRPVNTDPTKAVYVYPTMLLGLICAFSSVKYDVKKVIRSAAPRPVAKPLQSSSKSKLK, from the exons ATGGCAAATCCTTCTTCTTCGTCAAAGGGATGGGTGAGCAATATCTCATCAATAGCAGCtcgcatcttcttcttcctaatCATACTTCAGATCCCTCTTTTCAG GGTCCCATGCAGATCGGGTATGTGTTCAACACCGTTGCATGTCACATCTTCCCAATTGATTGCAAGTGAAATATTTCCTGTTGTTGTTGTGAAGACACTTTTGTACCCAGGAGCTGTTGCAAATGGCCTTGTGAAAAACATGGCTGTTCCAAGCTGGGATAGCCTGTTAGACATCTATAACTTGACTAGTGTGAAGGGAGCTTCTGCAGTAACTGATCTCCAACGCTTAGAG GTTCTTGCAGGAAGCTACTTCTCTGTGGCAGGAGCATTTGTGGGCCTTCTAAAACCAGGGAGGATGAGCATGTTTGGGATGCTTCTTATAGTATGGGGCCTTGTCAAGGAAGGCATTTTGGGAAGGCCTGTAAATACAGATCCTACGAAAGCTGTATATGTCTATCCAACAATGTTACTTGGTCTGATCTGTGCCTTCTCATCTGTAAAGTATGATGTGAAGAAGGTTATTAGAAGTGCCGCTCCACGGCCTGTGGCAAAGCCTCTTCAGAGCTCGTCAAAATCTAAGCTGAAATGA